The genome window TTGCCTTCCCTACCATCGCCACACTCAGCAAACAACAGCGGTAGCAAAGTCGGCGGCCCGGCCAAATGAACCTCTGCCCCAGAAGCCGTTAGACTCCAAATATTAGACCTAGCCACCCGCGAATGCAAGATATCCCCCACCACAGCAATTTTTTTGCCCGCTAACAGTTCCAGCCGCGGACGTTCGGTATCTAACAGAGAACAAATAGTAAATAAGTCTAGCAAACCTTGCGACGGGTGTTCGTGCTGACCGTCTCCTGCATTGAGAACGCTGACTCTCGAACCCAAGCGATCCATTTCCGAAGCAATCGTGCTGGGAACTCCAGCTTGTTCGTGCCGGATCACCATCAAATCCGTTCCCATCGCCAGATAAGTCTTAGCCGTATCCAGAATAGTCTCCCCTTTCGTCAGAGAAGAACTTCCCGGAGTAAAATTCAGCGTGTCAGCCGACAGCCGCTTCGCCGCCAACTCAAAACTATTGCGAGTCCGGGTAGAAGGTTCAAAAAACAAATTCGCGACCACTTGACCCTGCAGGGCCGGCACTTTCTTCGTGCGGCGGCCGAGCACCTCCCGAAAACTGGCTGCTGTTTGCAGCACCGTATCGTATTCGTCCGAGGTAAAATCAGCCAGAGTGAGAATGTGTCGCCTTGTCCAAGTCATACAATTTTAGATTTTAGATTTTAGATTTTAGATTGACTCAATCAGGACGGACGATGGGTTGGAAATTTGCTTGTACGCCCGCTCTGCTGTCGCCTTTGAATGTTCGATCGACATTTAGAGGTGGCGATCAACAGTATCCAACAATTTTCGATCGCTTTTGCGGTGAGTAGAGTTATAATCGGTTTATGTAGCTCAGACCCCACTCTCACAGCGAACCCAGTGTCGAAGGTGAAACAGGTGTGGTTTACCCGCAGGAAAGCGGAAATTACGCTCTAGCAGCCAAAGCGCAGTAGTTGCAGTTTTTCCTACGCAAACTCAGCCTTGTCAAGAACAAGCCGAACGCAGCCCTTGCATCTGCCACTATGTGGAAACAATCGGTGGAAACAATCGAGGCGGCAAAGCTCCCACTGTCGATCGACAGCATATAGCGGGACAGTTCAAAGATGATTAATTCTTTGAAGTCGGTCTTGACTCTTCAGTCCTGCTTATAGGCCCTTGTCAAAACGAACTCTCTTAAGATACAAGTTGAATATGTAGCTTCCCGACAAAAATCTACACGTATCTTGGCGAGACTGTTCTTGGCGAAACTGCGGTAAAAAGTGAGAGCTGGGAAGTGGTAATTACACAAGATTTAAACAATTCAAGAGGTATTATGAGCCAGCAGGTTATACAGCCGATGGTTAAGTTCCAGCGTCAGGTGCATTCTCTCGTCACATCTGACATTATCAAGCCGACAGACAGTATTTGGAAAATTGCCCTGCTTTACGGCGACGAATGGCCGTACTGGAAACAGCAATTGCTAGAGTTTGATTTTTCTATGCAAGACCCCGTGAGCGAGTTGATAGCTGTAGAAGCTTGGGACGAAGAATAACAGAGGAGACGGAGGACTTGGGTGTTGGAGAGAAATTCCGAGGCGATCGGGTAAATTTTCTCAATAAATTTTCCCTTGTTAACTTCTTCCCTCTTCCTTGTTCCCTCTTCCCTCTTGCTAGTGACGAATGACGAATGACCGCGGACTTTTTCCTTCTGACTAATGACTAATGACCGATGACTAATGACTTCTGACTTCTATTAAAGGGAAGCTGCTAAAGATCGAGCTAATTGTTGAGCAGTTTGAAAGCGATCCCCAGGCTTGGCTGCCGTGGTTCGCAAAATGGTCTCTCGCAGCTTGGGGGCGATCGTCGGAATATTTTCGAGCTTAAACCCGTAACCTCCAGGTATTTTCCCGTAAAAGTTTTGAGGGCTTTGGGCCGTCAGCAAAAAAATTAAAGTAGGCCCAATAGCATATAAATCCGACTGAGGGAGAGGCTGTCCCCGGTCTTGTTCTGGTGCGGTGTAGCCTTCAACGCCGATGCGAGTCCCTGGAGGAGTGCCGATTTCTTTAACGGCACCAAAATCCAGCACTGTAATGCGATTGTCGCGGTGGCGCACCAGCAAATTAGCAGGTTTAATATCCCGGTGGACGATCGGGGGTTTTTGAGAGTGAATGTAGTCCAAAACCTCACAGGTTTGGATCATCCACTCTATTGCTTGTTGGGGAGCAACTGGCCCGCGGTTGTAGATGCGTTTTTCTAAATCCTCGCCGTGGAGCATTTCCATCACCAAGTATTTTTTGCCCCCTTCCACAAAAAAGTCAAAAAACTGAGGAATTCCCGGATGGTGGAGGGCCTTGAGAGTTTTAGCTTCACGTTCAAACAGTTCTTGAGCTTTGACTATTTGAGCCATGTCAGCATTCATTTCCTTGAGAACTACCAGAGAAGCTGCAGGGGAACTTCCGGGTTGTTGAGCTTTCGCTTTATCTCGATCCCAGGCTAAAGTCGTTGTCCCCATACCGCCTTGGCCCAAAGTTCGCAGCACTTGGTAGTGGCGCACCGTGCGCTCGACTTTAATCGGTTCGCCGCAGTGGATGCAAAATAAATTCCCCGGCGGGTTTCCCGCGTGGCTACACCGCGGGGCGGCGACATTGACGCTGGGGTTCGCCTTAATTTTGCCGCCGAGTTCAATAGTAATAACTTGGAAATGCAGAATTGGGCCGCCCCGCGCCAACTGGATCAGAGCACCGTCGGATATCCAACCCTGAGACATGAGAATACCGTTAACCAAAGTGCCATTTGTCCCGGAATTGACTAAGTACCACTGACTGGAGCTCCCGCTATTAACTCTTTGCAATTCCAGATGCTGCCGCGACACTAGAGCATTGGGGATCACAACGTGATTTTCTGGAGAGCGGCCGATGCGAACAATGGATTCGCTCTCGAAACTCCACTGTTGCAGGGGGGTCTGTTTTTCTGGATCTAAAAGAGTCAGCAGCATTTTCGATTGATGTGGTTGAACTCCCTGATGTGGCAGTGAGAGTTGGCGGGAATTTACAGATTCGGGGCGTAGGGCTTTGAAAAATTAGCAATTAAAAATTACTTAGGATCGTCAATTAAATAATTTCCCTTTTTTCTTGTGGGATGGGCTCTTATAGCCCGTCTATCAGGGACGGGCTATAAGAGCCCATCCCACAACAGTCATGAAAAGTGGATTTTATTTAATTCTCATTCCTTACGAGCTTCACAGGTGAGTTTCACTAAAATTTTATAATATCCTGATTGTGATTAAAGATTCCACAAACAATTAAGTTATAAATAGTTTTTTGGGAACAATTATCCGTAAAAATTCAGAGGGGTCGATCGCTCCTTAAAACACAGTCGATCGATTTAACAATTGCCACGACAAAAACTAGGTAAACAATGGCTAAACTTTTACGTAAATTTGATGTAGCAGCAGATTGTGATTTAAGCCCCACATATATATGATGTAGGGCGGACACTTCCCACCTATGCCCACCTTGCTCCCATAGCGATCGGGTATCAAACCGATTTCGCATCATCCCGCCTGCAGACTCACTTCATTTTAGTTGATTTTTTTTCATTAGACTAAGTATTTTTGTAAGTTAAAGCTCTTTCAACTATGATGAATCCACTTACTATCAAGCCACTTTTTCCGGTAGATTCCCTGAACAGAGTCTCAAAATTCAAGCTACGGATAAATGGTTGGTACTCCACAGCTTGTCTGCCATAGTATGGCTCTGCAATCAGTTTTCGATCGCTCAAACCGAAGCTGTTTTAACACCGGATACCTAAGAACAGAGCGAGCAGTAAAGCCTTGCCCGGAAACGGCAGAAGCTGTTTTTTTTCTCTGCAAAAATTGCAGGTTTAACCCAGACCGTCACGGGGGAAAGGCGCCACCTTTGAAAAAGTTGGCAGCATCGAAATTCTAAAATCGAAATGCGCCTACCTGGGCCCGAATGATAATTGCCGTGATATTGTCGTGACCGTTGCGTTGGTTGCCGAGTTCAATCAACTGGGCAACTCCCTGGTCGAGATCGGCTTGGGGATTGAAAAGGGGTTCGAGAGTGTTTTGCCAGTGAGTTTCCAACAAATCATTATCTGTCAGGCCGTCGGAAGCCAAAATCAACAAAGTATCTTCGCACAAGTCTAAAAACTGCACGTCAGGCTTGAGAAAATTACTGTCTCGCGGGCCGATGGCTTGAGTTAGTTGATAGGCGTCGGGACGGGCATAAGCAGTTTCCGGGTCAACCCCGCGCTTAATTTCGCGCTGGCCTACTTCGTGGTCTGAGGTGATTTTTTCTAGGGTTTGTCCCTTTCTCAGTCGGTAGAGGCGGCTGTCGCCGACGTGGGCAACGGCGAATTGGGTGTCTTGAACTAAGACTGCGACTAGAGTTGTACCCATGCGGGCGCTGCCGGAGCGTCCGTCCTTTTGATTGATTTCAAAGATGGCTTTGTTGGCTAGCAGCACTCCCTCGCGGATGGTTTCTGCCGGAGGTAGTTGATTTTCCCAACGGGTTTGAAAGAATTCTCTGAGGGTTTCAGCCGCTAGTTGGCTGGCTATTTCTCCGCTGTCGTGTCCGCCCATGCCGTCGCAGAGAATGTAAAGCCCTTTGGTTTGAAAGATGCGACCGAAGGAGCTTTCGATTTTGTTGAGCTGAGTCCAGATGCTGAAGAAGTCTTCGTTGTGGTCCCGCGTGCGGCCAACATCGGTGAGGCCTGCGTCTTCTAAGCTGTAAATCTGGAGTGGCATCGGCTGGGTTAAGACCTCGCCAACGTCGGGGGGCGACTCGTCGGGGCTACGGTAATGCCTGCGCGTCGGGGTTGAGCTTGGTGAAGGTGGGGGTTGGAGTTCGAGGGGAACTGTTTCTAGGCGCGATCGCAATTCTTCGATTGTGTTAATCTCGCCTCTGTACATTTGTTGCAGCAAGTCGAGCAAGGCGCCAAACTGAGTGCGATGCTCGGACTGGCTAAATATCACCTGCCACAATTGCCCCAAATCTACCAGTTGCAGGTTTGATCCCGCGGGTTCGGGATAGAGGTATTGCAGCCGCAAAGAAGCCAAGGAAAAGGAAGAGTCGGGGTTGACTCGCAAATTTGTCAGTTCCAACAAGCTTTGCCGACAGCGCCAAGGTTCTAGGGCAGCCCAGAGTTCTGTCATTTCGTGCAGCCAGTATAAAATTTGCTGGGTGGAAGTTTCGGGTTGACTCCAGCGTTCTACCAGCAGCGGCCATTGGGAGCAGTCTTCTAGCAGCAGGACTGCCTGTTCGTTGTCTGACCAGCTATCGTGAATGACTGGCAGGTTTTGAGAGAATTGCCACCGGAGTGCCAGATAAGGTTCAGCTATGCCTTGGCAAAGCTCTGCTAAGGCGGGATTGGTTGAATTTTCTCCGCTGATTGCTGCGCTATAGGGGGATGTTCGTCTGGCGACGCTGGCAGAGTTGGCTGCTAGCATGGCTTTGAGGGGTGACATTTCCAGCGGCTGACAGTCCAATACTTTTACTGCTACTGTGTCTGAGCGTTTTCTCGGCGGCACGGTTTCTAGGAGTTGGTAGCGCTGCTGAGTGTCTAAATATGCTCCGGCTGGCTGGGAAGGGATTAAATATTCTGAATTGGGGATGGGGAATTCTGGAGATGGAGGGGAGGTGTCAGCTATGTTTGGGCTGTCGGGGTTCTCGGTTGCTTCCTGGATTTGTTGAGGCTGCGGTGCGGTTGTAAAATTAGGCTCAGATGCGGTTATTTCGCGCTCTAGTGCTGTATTCGAGCTTTTTTCTGTTGTTTGAAAGGATGCTGGTGCGATCGCCCCCACGGCTACCACAGGCTCAATTTCTCTGCTGCTGAATTCGCCGTCGCTTGGCTGTGGAGAAGTTGGTTCGACGGTTATTGCGGGTGCGTCAGTGGTTATTTCTGTTTTAATGCTGTCTGTGATTGGTTCAGCAGAGTTTTGGGGCGATGCAGTTTGTGGAATGATGTCTGGTGTTTGGGGAAACTCGGGTGGGGGTAGGGTGGACTCGTCTGGCTCGACTGCTGGAAAATTCGATCGACCGCAGATAATAGCCCGCCACACTTGACCTGTTGCGACGCCGCAATTCTGACATAATGCGGCGCTAAAAGCGACTTGGGCACCGCATTCGTGGCAAGGTTTGTAAATTAGGGAATTTCCGCATTGTTGACAAAACTTGTTTGGATTGGGATTTTCAAATTGGCAGCGGGGACAGAGAAGCATAGGGGTTTTAAATTGGAGATGGGCGATCGAGTTTGGCGGTGGGGAGTTTTGGGTTTTGGCTTGTGAGTTAGGAGTTATGAGTTTGGGGGCTGACTCGCAACCGATAACTCTCATTGCCCTATGCCTTATTTTATCGGGATGAATTCAGAAGTAAGATATTTCTTAGAACTGAGATGTTGCATCCGTGTCAGGAATAGGCCTCTTCAGCCCAACCGACAAAAATTTCTCTCGCTTCAGGGGCCCAAAAGCCAGCCCCATCGGCGTTCGCGAGTGCGGGCCCCGCAAGAAAAGTTATCTGATGACTGGAACTGGCATCCCGCCTGTGCTTAACAATGGTGCAATATCTCAGTTAGAACTCATGTGTTGCACCATTCTCAATTACTTGTTTATTGGAGTTTAGACTAAGCACAAATTGACTCAGCATGAGCTGAGTGGAAAAAATGGTTAATTAGCGAGAGGTTCTCAAGGTTAACTTACGAATTTTGTGGATTTTTGGAACCGACCTTTACCCTTTTTGACCACAGGATATCGGCATCTTCGGGTGCGAGGTTTTCCCGTTTGCCATCCATCCGAGTTTCCTCGACGTTTGGGAGCAACAGTGGGAGTCCCAATCTTAATTAAAAGTGGAAGCATTGATTGTGCAACCCTTCCAGGGGTCAATTCCGGCAGAGCCAATTGCTGTGGGCAAACGAATTTCTCTGACGACATCTTTAGCTAACCATAATTGCCAGGTTAGTAAAGGCATCAAATCACTCCATCGTTCGCACTGTTCTGGGGTACTCAACTTCGGCACAGTCCAATGTAAGGTTTGTTTAACTAACCGATACCAATGCTCGATGGTAAAACGACGCAGATATAGTTGCCAAATTTCAGCCAGAGATGGCATTTGGATACCAACCCACACTAACCATAAAGGTTGACTATTTAATCGACCCGTTACAGTTTCTAAACGTTCGACTAAAATTAGAGTCATTGGATGTTTGGGACTGCCTCGAAAGTGCAAGTCATCCCATTTTCTTAACCGAATTTTTCCGAGTTTTGGCTCAACACATTCCAGAGTTTGTTCTGGTTCCCACCAGCTTTGAGGGTCGTTAAGTTTAAACTGGTTCCCATGAATTCTTGGTCTTCCTTTACCACTATAAGATAGAGGTGCTGACCACAAACAACGATTAGAACGAATACGCATCACTTGATCGGCGGCGATGGCTGCGGTTGCTTTAACTAGAGGCGCACACCCATACTCACTGTCAAATAAAACAATCGGTCTATTCTGAAGATATTGGCACAGTTGCGCCAATTGTTGAGCGCCTTTATCGATTGGGTTGTCCCAACTCGTAATACGTTCGTGTCTCAAGGGCAGCGCCCAACTGCCACTACTTTCAGGTATCCAGGCAATCGTACTATATCCTTGACCGATGCCGACAGGTATGCCGTGAGGTAAGGCCGTGGGTTGATGTTCATAGGTGCGTTCTTTGAGGGTACGTGCATGGGGTCTTAACCACGCTGTATGATCGATCGCCAATACTGGACGTTCTACTTGTGACATCTGTTGGATGTACAGTTGCATCAACTTTTCTCGGTCTGGGCTGCAATCTTGCAGGGCTTCGTAGACGCTTGACCATTCACGTCGAAATAAAGGACTGAGGGCAAAATCTCCTAAACATGAGACGTGGCGGGTCGTCATCGCTGCATCTGCCAGCTCAAAGGTGGCATCTTTTGCCTGGCCGAGGCATTCATAAGCTAGTTGACGAAATTCCTGTAATTGTTCTAACTTCATGGCAGGTAGATTTGAGATTTTTAGCTGAATACTCAATCTTCTACCCTGATGCTGTCTGTTGAAACTATCGCAGGCAGTTTTTTTCAAATTGCAAGTCTCCGAGAACGTCAACGGTCGCTGGCATCTATCTTATTGTTGAACCTGATAGCTGAGCGCCAGCAACCGTTGCCGTTCTTGAGAACTGTTCGCTAGTCTCACAGCGATCGTACTTTTTGACCTGCTTAGTCTAAACTCCAATTGTTTAGGAACAGGCTTTTCGGCCCCTGAAGCGAGAAAATTCCTTGTTTGTGGAACGGGCATCTTGCCCGTTCTTGACAATAGTGCAATATCTCAGTTAGAAGGGATTTTCTGTAGAATCTTCTTGGAAAACGGTCTCTCGGGCGATCGATTGAATGGTTGACAGAGGTACTTCACAGAAATATTTCCGCCGGAATTGTTCTTCGGAGACTGCTGCTAGGAATTGCCCTGCCAAACGGGCGGCGATGGGGGAATTTGGCACTGAGAATTGAAGGGATTTGCTATCTAATAAGGGTTGGGGGATTCGATCGGGCGCGTCTTCCTGCTGTGCGGTTTCGGGTTGTCTCGTGATGTGGAAAGCTCGATCGCGATAATTGATTTTAAAACCGAGATATGTTAGGGTTTTAAACCCCAGTTGCAGGGATGTGTCGCTGATGCCGAGTTTTTGGCGGAGTTGCTGTCTGGTGACGGGTTTGTTGGTGCGGCTGAGGTATTTGGCGATGCCGATTAGCTGTTGGCAGATTTGCTGTGGGGGTACGAGTGGGGGTAATGTGTAGGCGATCGCCAGTTTTTTCTGAGTGTGCTGTGCTTGCCGAAACCAGATCCGCAGTTCGTCCCAGCTTGCGGGGCATTCTTTGAGGACGATCGAGTTTTCGCGATCGACCTTTTCGGAATTGTAAACTAGATTGTCGATCGGTCTTGGAGATTCTAAGTTTGTGCTGGCTGCTAACAACTCTTCATCGTTATTTGTATTGCGCCAGTCTACGATCCAATCTATTTTAGTCTGGGAATTGATTTGGTTTTCTTCCGTGCGTTCCCGCACTGCTACGAGGCGCACTTCATACCGCGATTTGTAAGTATTAAAATCGAGTTCAACGGTGACATCGCAGCGGCCTTGGGGAACTTCATTTTGATTGTGTCCCCACCAAATGCCGGGAAATCCCGTATCGCTAGATTCGTCCCTAATTGTAAATTCTGTTTTGATATATTCTACTTTTTGCCCTTTCAAATCCTTGATTTTTTGATTCCAGAGATTGTCAAACCAGCAGTTTTCAATCAGCAATTTTGGTGCGGGGTTGCCCATGCCGCACGGTTCGAGCAATTTTAGTTCTTGAAATAAGTCTTTGCCTAATTCGGAGACAGTAATTTTTAGGTCGGCTTGAACGGGGGTGGCTGTTAAACTATCTGTACTGTATTGTTGCCGCAGTTGCTGATTTACTGCATCGGTAAATAGGGGGATATTTTCAACGGGGAGACTCAATCCGGCAGCGAAGGGATGACCGCCAAATCTGTGCAATAAATGCGCTTGGTCTTTGACTAATTGGTAAAGGTCGATTTGATTGGCGGAACGGGCGGAACCCCTGGCAATTTTAGATAGGGAAAGTGTTGGTGATTGTGAATCGAAGAAAGAGGTAAATTCCGTTTCCGGGGAATTTTCGTTAATTTCTTCGCTTCCTTCTGTGCTGAATAAAATCACGGGGCGGCCGTATTCTTGGGCGATTTGTCCCGCTACTAATCCTAATACTCCTACGGGCCATTGGGGGTCGCTGAGGACGATGACGCTAGTAGTTGAGAGGTCGAGTTTGGCTAATTTGTGGGCGGCATCTTTAGCAACATCTTTTTGTAAAGATTTGCGCCTAGTGTTGGCAATTTCGGTTAAATTTGCTAGTTCATCGCAGCGTTTTTTGTCGCGGCTGGTGAGGAGTTCTACGCAGAAGCTGGCGTCGCCTTGAATGCGGCTGACGGCGTTGATTCGGGGGCCGAGGCCGAAGGAAATGTCGGTTGGGCGATCGCCCGATCTTTTGCACAGTTCGAGCAATTTTGCAACTCCCGGGCGGGTGGGATTTGCGATTTGTTTTTGCAGTTGTTGGATGCCGATTTGTGCTAGGTAGCGGCTGTCTCCTGTAAGTTGGACTAAATCGGCAATTAAGCCGATCGCTACTAATTCTAATAAATCTGCGATCGGGCGCTGCGGAATATTGGGTAATGTGTGATATAATGCTTCAACTAATTTGTAAGCTACTCCCACTCCTGAAAGGTTAAATAGTTGGTGGTTTGGGGGAAAGTAGCGGGGATTGATAATAGCTGTAGCTGGGGGGCGATCGTCCGGTAATGTATGATGGTCGGTGACAATTGTATCGATGTTTAAGCTAGTTGCATATTCGATTTCGGCGATGTTTGTACTGCCGGTATCGCAGGTAATAATTAAGCTAATTCCAGATTTGGCTAAGGCATCTATTCCCGGGATATTGAGTCCGTGAGATTCGGTTAAGCGGTTGGGAATGTAATAAATTAGTTGGTCGTTTTGAGTAAAAAATTCTCCCAGTCCATCCCAAAGTACGGAAGTTGAGGTAATGCCGTCGGCGTCGAAGTCTCCCCAAATTGCGACTTTTTCTCCGCTATTTCTTGCTTGCTGAATTCTTTCTATTGCCCAATTCATTTCTAGTCCGAATTCAAAGGGACTTGCTGGTTGGTAAAGTTTGGGATTTAAGAAACCGGGTATTTGTTCGGGGTTTTGAATTCCTCTATACCACAGAAGTGCGGCGGCATAGTTTCCGGGGAGTTCGGGTGCGTGGTTCCTGACAGCTTGAATTAGCCAAGCTGGGGGCTGAGATAGGGGTTGATTTGGCAAATTTTGAAGTAGTTCTGTCATTCGATTTTAGATTTTAGATTTTAGATTTTAGATTTTGACCGCAGAGGAATCTAGGGGCTTGTTTGTATGTTAAATAAAACTTAAGCTAGTCACTGGTTCCCCGGCTCTGCCTGGAAACCCATTTTAGTCTTGCTCTGCCTCGCTTGCGATCGGGAAAATTGGAGGCCGATCCTCCGTATTGGCGTTACCAAACAGAGCCTAGTAACGAGTAAATTCCTGTAGGGGCCCGTGAGCCAACAATCTTTCATTCACATCCACAATATCTATAAACCCGCCCCCACCGGGTGACTAATAGTTGGCACAGTAAAAAATTTGAATTAAATAGATATTTCCTCAATGATAGCAAGATTTGGCAGCCAATCTGTGGGAGTTGCTGCGAGAAGATCGGGTGAGGAATCTGTGTTGTCTGTTGTGCGGTTGCAGCGAGTGGCAAATTGACAGGAATCGCAAAGATTGGAACTAATTTCTACTTGGGGTAAGAATTCGCCGCCTTCGGTATAGCGCTGTCGCCAGTCGGTTAGCTGCTGCAAGAGGTGGGTTAAATCTTGTTTTGTGCGATCGTGTTCTGTTTGGTTGTAATCAAATGTGAGTTTTTTGGGCGGTTCTTCTCCTTGCAATTGTACGAACCAGTATGTCATGGAAACTTGTTCGGGGGAATAGTCGCTGGTTTCTACTAAGACGTATAAATAAAGGCGAGTTTGCCAACTTTCGGCTATCCATTTTGATTTTTGAGGGCGGGGATAGGTTTTCCAGTCGAGAATTTGGGCGGCGTTTGGTTCGGCTATTAGCAAGTCATAGATAACGGTGAATAGGTAGTCTTGGAAAATTAGGGTGCGAGGGTGTTCGGCTTGGCGGAAAATTTTGTCGCTATTTTCTGAATTGGCGAAAAGTTCGGGTGCGGTGTTGATAAATGCTGCCACGCAGCGTCCCAGTTCGGGGTCTTGTTGGATGATAAATTCAAGGGGAAGTCCGAGTTCTCGCTGCTGCATTAATAGGTGAAAGTGGCTTCCCCATGTGAGTTTTTCTTTTTGTTCTGGGGAGGCGGTGGTGGCGAGTAGTTCGAGGTAGCTGTGTTGGAATTTCCGGGGGCATTCTTCGAGGATTTTGAGTTGGGTTTGGGAGAGTCGGAGCATTTTTTTAGGATTTTATATTTTATATTTTTTATGATTGTAAGGGGTATAGATATTTTTTTAACCGCAGATGTCGGCAGATGGACGCAGATGGACGCAGATAAATTAGGGCGATCGCGTTTTTGGAGGAGAGTGCGTGAAGCGTAGCTATCCCGTAGGGAATCGCCCTTTGCTTTCCCAAGTGCGATCGCCCGTTCAGATCGATCCAACGCTAATTAATCTTCCCCTAACTCTAAAAACAATAATTCCAAGTCTCGATCGCCCCGCAGCACGCGAGCAATATCAATCCCGTCCGCTCTGGGGTAATAAAAAATTAA of Oscillatoria nigro-viridis PCC 7112 contains these proteins:
- a CDS encoding aspartate carbamoyltransferase catalytic subunit — its product is MTWTRRHILTLADFTSDEYDTVLQTAASFREVLGRRTKKVPALQGQVVANLFFEPSTRTRNSFELAAKRLSADTLNFTPGSSSLTKGETILDTAKTYLAMGTDLMVIRHEQAGVPSTIASEMDRLGSRVSVLNAGDGQHEHPSQGLLDLFTICSLLDTERPRLELLAGKKIAVVGDILHSRVARSNIWSLTASGAEVHLAGPPTLLPLLFAECGDGREGKLFLHWQLEPALADADFVMTLRLQKERMSDHLLPSLREYHSLYGITRDRLKLCKPDVKVLHPGPVNRGVEISSDLMDDAQFSLISQQVTSGVAVRMALLYLIGGGKV
- a CDS encoding DUF4327 family protein, translating into MSQQVIQPMVKFQRQVHSLVTSDIIKPTDSIWKIALLYGDEWPYWKQQLLEFDFSMQDPVSELIAVEAWDEE
- a CDS encoding protein kinase domain-containing protein, encoding MLLTLLDPEKQTPLQQWSFESESIVRIGRSPENHVVIPNALVSRQHLELQRVNSGSSSQWYLVNSGTNGTLVNGILMSQGWISDGALIQLARGGPILHFQVITIELGGKIKANPSVNVAAPRCSHAGNPPGNLFCIHCGEPIKVERTVRHYQVLRTLGQGGMGTTTLAWDRDKAKAQQPGSSPAASLVVLKEMNADMAQIVKAQELFEREAKTLKALHHPGIPQFFDFFVEGGKKYLVMEMLHGEDLEKRIYNRGPVAPQQAIEWMIQTCEVLDYIHSQKPPIVHRDIKPANLLVRHRDNRITVLDFGAVKEIGTPPGTRIGVEGYTAPEQDRGQPLPQSDLYAIGPTLIFLLTAQSPQNFYGKIPGGYGFKLENIPTIAPKLRETILRTTAAKPGDRFQTAQQLARSLAASL
- a CDS encoding serine/threonine phosphatase — its product is MLLCPRCQFENPNPNKFCQQCGNSLIYKPCHECGAQVAFSAALCQNCGVATGQVWRAIICGRSNFPAVEPDESTLPPPEFPQTPDIIPQTASPQNSAEPITDSIKTEITTDAPAITVEPTSPQPSDGEFSSREIEPVVAVGAIAPASFQTTEKSSNTALEREITASEPNFTTAPQPQQIQEATENPDSPNIADTSPPSPEFPIPNSEYLIPSQPAGAYLDTQQRYQLLETVPPRKRSDTVAVKVLDCQPLEMSPLKAMLAANSASVARRTSPYSAAISGENSTNPALAELCQGIAEPYLALRWQFSQNLPVIHDSWSDNEQAVLLLEDCSQWPLLVERWSQPETSTQQILYWLHEMTELWAALEPWRCRQSLLELTNLRVNPDSSFSLASLRLQYLYPEPAGSNLQLVDLGQLWQVIFSQSEHRTQFGALLDLLQQMYRGEINTIEELRSRLETVPLELQPPPSPSSTPTRRHYRSPDESPPDVGEVLTQPMPLQIYSLEDAGLTDVGRTRDHNEDFFSIWTQLNKIESSFGRIFQTKGLYILCDGMGGHDSGEIASQLAAETLREFFQTRWENQLPPAETIREGVLLANKAIFEINQKDGRSGSARMGTTLVAVLVQDTQFAVAHVGDSRLYRLRKGQTLEKITSDHEVGQREIKRGVDPETAYARPDAYQLTQAIGPRDSNFLKPDVQFLDLCEDTLLILASDGLTDNDLLETHWQNTLEPLFNPQADLDQGVAQLIELGNQRNGHDNITAIIIRAQVGAFRF
- a CDS encoding NF041680 family putative transposase: MKLEQLQEFRQLAYECLGQAKDATFELADAAMTTRHVSCLGDFALSPLFRREWSSVYEALQDCSPDREKLMQLYIQQMSQVERPVLAIDHTAWLRPHARTLKERTYEHQPTALPHGIPVGIGQGYSTIAWIPESSGSWALPLRHERITSWDNPIDKGAQQLAQLCQYLQNRPIVLFDSEYGCAPLVKATAAIAADQVMRIRSNRCLWSAPLSYSGKGRPRIHGNQFKLNDPQSWWEPEQTLECVEPKLGKIRLRKWDDLHFRGSPKHPMTLILVERLETVTGRLNSQPLWLVWVGIQMPSLAEIWQLYLRRFTIEHWYRLVKQTLHWTVPKLSTPEQCERWSDLMPLLTWQLWLAKDVVREIRLPTAIGSAGIDPWKGCTINASTFN
- a CDS encoding single-stranded-DNA-specific exonuclease RecJ, with translation MTELLQNLPNQPLSQPPAWLIQAVRNHAPELPGNYAAALLWYRGIQNPEQIPGFLNPKLYQPASPFEFGLEMNWAIERIQQARNSGEKVAIWGDFDADGITSTSVLWDGLGEFFTQNDQLIYYIPNRLTESHGLNIPGIDALAKSGISLIITCDTGSTNIAEIEYATSLNIDTIVTDHHTLPDDRPPATAIINPRYFPPNHQLFNLSGVGVAYKLVEALYHTLPNIPQRPIADLLELVAIGLIADLVQLTGDSRYLAQIGIQQLQKQIANPTRPGVAKLLELCKRSGDRPTDISFGLGPRINAVSRIQGDASFCVELLTSRDKKRCDELANLTEIANTRRKSLQKDVAKDAAHKLAKLDLSTTSVIVLSDPQWPVGVLGLVAGQIAQEYGRPVILFSTEGSEEINENSPETEFTSFFDSQSPTLSLSKIARGSARSANQIDLYQLVKDQAHLLHRFGGHPFAAGLSLPVENIPLFTDAVNQQLRQQYSTDSLTATPVQADLKITVSELGKDLFQELKLLEPCGMGNPAPKLLIENCWFDNLWNQKIKDLKGQKVEYIKTEFTIRDESSDTGFPGIWWGHNQNEVPQGRCDVTVELDFNTYKSRYEVRLVAVRERTEENQINSQTKIDWIVDWRNTNNDEELLAASTNLESPRPIDNLVYNSEKVDRENSIVLKECPASWDELRIWFRQAQHTQKKLAIAYTLPPLVPPQQICQQLIGIAKYLSRTNKPVTRQQLRQKLGISDTSLQLGFKTLTYLGFKINYRDRAFHITRQPETAQQEDAPDRIPQPLLDSKSLQFSVPNSPIAARLAGQFLAAVSEEQFRRKYFCEVPLSTIQSIARETVFQEDSTENPF
- a CDS encoding PD-(D/E)XK nuclease family protein, yielding MLRLSQTQLKILEECPRKFQHSYLELLATTASPEQKEKLTWGSHFHLLMQQRELGLPLEFIIQQDPELGRCVAAFINTAPELFANSENSDKIFRQAEHPRTLIFQDYLFTVIYDLLIAEPNAAQILDWKTYPRPQKSKWIAESWQTRLYLYVLVETSDYSPEQVSMTYWFVQLQGEEPPKKLTFDYNQTEHDRTKQDLTHLLQQLTDWRQRYTEGGEFLPQVEISSNLCDSCQFATRCNRTTDNTDSSPDLLAATPTDWLPNLAIIEEISI